One part of the Thermococcus sp. JdF3 genome encodes these proteins:
- a CDS encoding VanZ family protein — translation MRRFLFLYVLLLLFLNLTPRVPSSPVANGDKLAHLVEFAALGFLGWRLWTYFLPLPFLLEFLQLFIPGRTFSFADMAANLIGFTLGVTAGWWYDGSHEGTEVSNEGGD, via the coding sequence TTGAGGAGGTTTCTCTTCCTCTACGTGCTCCTTCTTCTGTTTCTGAACCTAACGCCGAGGGTTCCGTCGTCGCCCGTGGCCAACGGGGATAAACTGGCACATTTGGTGGAATTTGCTGCTCTGGGCTTTCTTGGATGGCGTTTGTGGACTTACTTCCTGCCCCTGCCCTTCCTCCTGGAGTTCCTTCAGCTCTTCATCCCCGGGAGAACGTTCTCCTTCGCAGATATGGCCGCAAACCTAATAGGTTTCACCCTCGGAGTCACCGCGGGGTGGTGGTATGACGGTTCTCACGAGGGAACTGAGGTTTCAAACGAAGGGGGAGATTGA
- a CDS encoding thiamine-phosphate synthase family protein has product MRTPSVYVAEELMPFLRAKIAERLYREGMKQSQIAEYLGITQAMVSKYLAGKYKMPPAEVAERLEDMANDVSSFILFGGSREDAILLVAKHIFDLFQTGFLCRFYSEYAGVSEDSCRSLFEVQPLRSEILEVLNMALNELLRDEKFPALIPEVRSNFAYSLPSPRGIEDVAAIPGRITAAKGKAFAFPPEFGASGFTAGILVKLAAIRPEIRCVLNIRYGRDIESALTAAGFKVGRVKTGGLSEDEAVRVIADVFRQDAYDAVVDVGGLGVEPLVYIFGETPFDVVEKLKRLVGNL; this is encoded by the coding sequence ATGAGGACGCCCAGCGTGTACGTAGCCGAGGAGCTGATGCCTTTTCTGAGGGCCAAGATAGCGGAGAGACTTTACCGCGAGGGCATGAAGCAGTCCCAGATAGCCGAGTACCTCGGCATAACCCAGGCGATGGTTAGCAAATATCTGGCTGGGAAGTATAAGATGCCCCCCGCGGAGGTGGCCGAGAGGCTCGAAGACATGGCCAATGACGTGTCTTCCTTCATACTCTTCGGGGGGAGCAGGGAGGATGCGATACTCCTCGTGGCGAAGCACATTTTTGATCTGTTTCAAACCGGTTTTCTGTGCAGGTTCTATTCCGAGTACGCCGGTGTGAGCGAGGACTCCTGCAGGTCGCTCTTTGAGGTCCAGCCGCTGAGAAGCGAGATACTTGAGGTTCTGAACATGGCCCTCAACGAACTCCTTAGGGATGAAAAGTTCCCAGCCCTCATCCCGGAGGTCAGGAGCAACTTCGCCTACTCCCTTCCGTCCCCGCGGGGCATCGAAGACGTTGCAGCGATTCCCGGAAGGATAACCGCCGCCAAGGGTAAAGCCTTCGCCTTCCCGCCCGAGTTCGGGGCGAGCGGTTTTACCGCGGGCATACTCGTTAAGCTGGCCGCGATACGGCCCGAAATACGGTGCGTTCTCAACATCAGGTACGGCCGTGACATAGAATCCGCCCTGACTGCCGCGGGGTTCAAGGTCGGGAGGGTTAAAACGGGGGGGCTGAGCGAGGATGAGGCCGTGAGGGTTATAGCCGATGTCTTCAGGCAGGATGCCTATGACGCAGTCGTTGACGTGGGCGGCCTTGGGGTCGAACCGCTGGTCTATATATTCGGCGAGACGCCCTTCGACGTCGTTGAGAAGCTCAAGAGGCTGGTGGGGAACCTTTGA
- the pyrB gene encoding aspartate carbamoyltransferase: MDWKGRDVISVRDFSKEDIEFVLNVAERLETELNEKGALDYAKGKILATLFFEPSTRTRLSFESAMHRLGGSVIGFSSAASTSVKKGESLADTIKTVEQYSDAIVIRHSMEGAARLAAEVAEIPVINAGDGSNQHPTQTLLDLYTIKRAFGKIDGLTIGLLGDLKYGRTVHSLAEALAFYDVELYLISPGLLRMPKHIVEELREKGVRIHETTELEGTIPELDVLYVTRIQRERFPDEQEYLKVKGSYQVNCAVLKNVKESLRIMHPLPRVDEIHPEVDRTKHALYFRQVFSGVPVRMALLGLTLGVL; the protein is encoded by the coding sequence ATGGACTGGAAAGGACGCGACGTGATAAGCGTTAGGGACTTCTCCAAAGAGGACATCGAGTTCGTTTTGAACGTTGCCGAAAGGCTTGAAACGGAACTCAACGAGAAGGGCGCACTCGACTACGCGAAGGGAAAGATACTCGCGACGCTCTTCTTCGAACCATCAACGAGAACCAGACTGAGCTTTGAGAGCGCCATGCACCGCCTCGGCGGCTCGGTCATAGGCTTCTCCTCCGCCGCCAGCACGAGCGTCAAGAAGGGCGAGAGCCTGGCCGACACGATAAAGACGGTCGAGCAGTACAGCGACGCCATAGTTATACGCCATTCGATGGAGGGAGCCGCGAGGCTCGCCGCGGAGGTGGCGGAGATACCGGTGATCAACGCCGGCGACGGCAGCAACCAGCACCCGACGCAAACTTTGCTCGACCTCTACACGATAAAACGTGCCTTCGGGAAGATCGACGGCCTGACCATAGGTCTGCTCGGCGACCTCAAGTACGGGAGAACCGTCCACAGCCTGGCGGAGGCTTTGGCCTTCTACGACGTCGAGCTCTACCTGATTTCGCCGGGTCTCCTGAGGATGCCGAAGCACATCGTTGAAGAGCTCCGCGAGAAGGGGGTTAGAATTCACGAGACGACCGAGCTGGAGGGAACAATCCCGGAGCTGGACGTTCTCTACGTCACCAGAATCCAGCGCGAGCGCTTCCCGGACGAGCAGGAGTACCTCAAGGTCAAGGGTAGCTACCAGGTTAACTGCGCGGTTCTGAAGAACGTGAAGGAAAGCCTCAGAATAATGCACCCTCTCCCGAGGGTGGACGAGATACACCCAGAGGTCGATAGGACGAAGCACGCGCTCTACTTCAGGCAGGTCTTCTCCGGAGTTCCTGTGAGAATGGCCCTTCTCGGACTGACCCTGGGGGTGCTGTGA
- the pyrI gene encoding aspartate carbamoyltransferase regulatory subunit, whose product MAELKVTAIKEGTVIDHIPAGKGLKVIEILRLNRPNGGVLLLASNVHSGKLGRKDIVKIEGRFLSEEEVNKIALIAPSATVNIVRDYKVAEKFKVEIPDEITGILRCANPNCVSNHEYTVSKFYVVSREPLKVRCHYCERTMEEEEILGNL is encoded by the coding sequence ATGGCCGAGCTCAAGGTTACCGCCATCAAGGAAGGAACTGTCATAGACCACATCCCGGCCGGAAAGGGGCTGAAGGTCATCGAGATACTCCGCCTCAACAGGCCAAACGGCGGCGTTCTCCTTCTCGCCTCGAACGTCCACAGCGGGAAGCTCGGAAGGAAGGACATAGTCAAGATAGAGGGCAGGTTCCTGAGCGAGGAGGAGGTGAACAAGATAGCCCTCATTGCCCCGAGCGCGACCGTGAACATAGTGAGGGACTACAAAGTGGCGGAGAAGTTCAAGGTCGAGATTCCGGACGAGATAACCGGAATCCTTCGCTGCGCGAACCCCAACTGCGTCAGTAACCACGAGTACACAGTCTCCAAATTCTACGTCGTCTCAAGGGAGCCCCTTAAGGTGCGCTGCCACTACTGCGAGAGGACGATGGAAGAGGAGGAGATACTCGGGAACCTCTAA
- a CDS encoding D-glucuronyl C5-epimerase family protein has translation MEQYPSLREVIGKAFNASLEFPDVHYPIEVFSSIARKRRLTRAELEILNLTLRANLCYFSKREPPGTDYHVVSFSRERPLESIPYVECQNFTSTLPFVYYRGRGFQYYPVTASNWAYHYLKTGQDRRAEALLKEMLPLMEVVHQSTGEAGIFNVYFEPPDTREIRLPWVSSFSQGMLAGLYAWLYNETGNETYLRAAHRLFNSFYLSPEHGGFVENTDYGIWFLEYPYRPDFLVLNGHIITMKGLWLYHRYTGDERALELFNAGVESVKRALPDCDSGEWSLYSVKGPEAREDYHRLHIKLLVWLYTRTGDGTFIDYAERWNGYLEERGLKKENLEALIQQVRKAP, from the coding sequence ATGGAGCAGTATCCCTCCCTACGGGAGGTCATAGGGAAGGCGTTCAATGCCTCCCTGGAATTCCCGGACGTCCACTATCCCATCGAGGTGTTCTCCTCAATCGCACGGAAACGACGTCTTACTCGGGCCGAGCTGGAGATACTGAACCTCACCCTCCGCGCCAACCTCTGCTACTTCTCGAAGAGAGAGCCGCCGGGTACCGATTACCACGTCGTCTCATTCTCCAGGGAGCGGCCCCTCGAAAGCATCCCCTACGTGGAATGTCAGAACTTCACGAGCACGCTGCCCTTCGTGTACTACAGGGGGCGCGGTTTTCAGTATTACCCTGTGACGGCCTCCAATTGGGCGTACCACTACCTGAAGACGGGCCAAGATAGAAGGGCGGAGGCACTTCTAAAGGAAATGCTCCCCCTTATGGAGGTGGTTCATCAAAGTACCGGCGAAGCGGGCATCTTCAACGTTTATTTCGAGCCACCGGACACCAGGGAGATCAGGCTACCCTGGGTCTCGTCGTTTTCACAGGGAATGCTCGCCGGCCTCTACGCGTGGTTATACAACGAGACCGGCAACGAGACATACCTGCGCGCGGCCCATCGGCTCTTTAACTCGTTCTACCTGTCCCCCGAGCACGGCGGTTTCGTCGAGAACACGGACTACGGGATCTGGTTTCTCGAGTACCCCTACCGCCCGGACTTTCTCGTCCTCAACGGCCACATCATCACTATGAAGGGGCTGTGGCTCTACCACAGATACACGGGCGATGAACGGGCACTGGAGCTCTTCAACGCGGGCGTAGAAAGCGTTAAACGGGCACTTCCAGACTGCGATAGTGGTGAGTGGAGCCTCTACTCGGTTAAAGGACCAGAGGCCAGAGAAGACTACCACCGGCTCCACATCAAGCTCCTCGTCTGGCTCTACACCCGGACGGGGGATGGAACGTTCATAGACTACGCAGAGAGATGGAACGGCTATCTTGAAGAAAGAGGGCTCAAAAAAGAAAACCTGGAAGCACTAATCCAGCAGGTGCGGAAGGCGCCTTAA
- a CDS encoding AAA family ATPase, producing the protein MIIGVVGKIAAGKTTVAEFFEENGFCRVSCSDPLIDLLTHNVSDYSWIPELPEKAEPTRERLIEFGKYLKEKYGGDILIRLAADKMRHCKKVVIDGVRSREEIEAIKRLGGKVIYVEARPEIRFERLVKRKASKDKGIRSFEDFKSMDDAEERLYHTSELKGLADYVITNEGTLEELREKVERIIEEVAGKV; encoded by the coding sequence ATGATAATTGGAGTAGTTGGGAAGATCGCCGCCGGAAAGACGACGGTTGCGGAGTTCTTCGAAGAGAATGGATTCTGCAGAGTCTCCTGCAGCGACCCGCTGATAGACCTGCTCACCCACAACGTTTCCGACTACTCGTGGATTCCGGAACTGCCTGAAAAGGCCGAGCCGACGCGCGAGAGGCTCATAGAGTTCGGGAAGTACCTGAAGGAGAAGTACGGCGGGGACATCCTCATAAGGCTCGCCGCCGACAAGATGAGGCACTGTAAGAAGGTCGTCATAGACGGCGTCCGCTCGCGGGAGGAGATAGAGGCGATAAAGAGACTCGGCGGAAAGGTGATTTACGTCGAGGCGAGGCCCGAGATAAGGTTCGAGCGGCTGGTGAAGAGGAAGGCGAGCAAGGATAAGGGCATAAGGAGCTTTGAGGACTTTAAAAGCATGGACGACGCCGAGGAGCGCTTATACCACACGAGCGAGCTGAAGGGCCTCGCGGATTACGTGATAACCAACGAGGGGACGCTGGAGGAGCTGAGGGAGAAGGTAGAGAGGATCATCGAGGAGGTAGCGGGGAAGGTTTAA
- a CDS encoding PIN domain-containing protein, translating to MEVVLDFNVAFSALHSRGVAHRLFAVNYIARQFNFLVPEFFWEKLYGHMDRLVRLTRLDRNDLDEMLSLIRSQTTVVPFEWVKERIEEAGAISPDPYDVLYVATVLATGSPLLTGDKRLISALGEQGLPVMTLSEAVELLFGGEEP from the coding sequence ATGGAGGTCGTCCTCGACTTCAACGTGGCCTTCTCAGCCCTTCACAGCAGGGGCGTCGCCCACAGGCTGTTCGCCGTGAACTACATAGCGAGGCAGTTCAACTTCCTCGTCCCCGAGTTCTTCTGGGAGAAACTTTACGGGCACATGGACAGGCTGGTGAGGCTAACGAGACTCGACCGGAACGACCTCGACGAGATGCTCTCGCTCATCCGCTCCCAAACGACGGTCGTCCCCTTTGAGTGGGTGAAGGAAAGGATCGAGGAGGCAGGGGCGATAAGCCCCGACCCGTACGATGTCCTGTACGTTGCAACGGTTCTGGCCACCGGCTCACCCCTCCTCACGGGTGACAAGAGGCTGATTTCGGCCCTCGGGGAGCAGGGCCTGCCGGTGATGACCCTCAGTGAGGCGGTAGAACTGCTCTTCGGAGGTGAGGAGCCATGA
- a CDS encoding metal-dependent hydrolase has protein sequence MMWYTHVVFGVLFYLIAVLFGAPMSLINIGMAALGALMPDIDHPKSYISTKLPGGTVMPRFVEHRGATHTIEAAFLITALVGGLAYWITDSYWPGIAFFIGYISHLFADTLTVSGIKWSRFSSFHPRGKIRTGTRGEGLVLILVTFTTLVLFAYLLLPEETSRNLGWVMLMALIATFAIIGKKLKRLK, from the coding sequence ATGATGTGGTACACCCACGTTGTCTTCGGGGTTCTCTTCTACCTCATAGCGGTGCTCTTCGGCGCCCCGATGAGCTTAATCAACATCGGAATGGCGGCCCTGGGGGCTTTAATGCCCGACATAGACCACCCCAAGTCCTACATCTCTACCAAGCTCCCCGGTGGAACGGTCATGCCCCGCTTCGTCGAGCACAGGGGCGCGACCCACACGATAGAGGCGGCTTTTTTAATAACCGCCCTCGTTGGCGGCCTTGCCTACTGGATAACCGACAGCTACTGGCCAGGCATAGCGTTCTTCATCGGTTACATCTCCCACCTCTTCGCGGACACCCTGACGGTCTCGGGGATAAAGTGGAGCCGCTTTTCGAGCTTCCACCCGAGGGGGAAGATAAGGACCGGAACGCGGGGGGAGGGGCTGGTTCTGATACTGGTGACCTTCACCACGCTGGTGCTCTTCGCCTACCTGCTCCTGCCAGAGGAGACGAGCCGGAACCTAGGCTGGGTCATGCTGATGGCGTTGATAGCGACATTCGCGATAATAGGGAAGAAGCTGAAGAGGTTGAAGTGA
- the glmM gene encoding phosphoglucosamine mutase yields MGKYFGTSGIREVVNEKLTPELALNVGRALGTFLEGGTVVVGMDTRTSGEMLKQALISGLLSTGVDVIDIGLAPTPLTGFAIKLYEADAGVTITASHNPPEYNGIKVWQANGMAYTPEMENRLEAILESGNFRKAPWNEIGGLRKADPREEYIKAALDMVHLENSYTVVIDSGNGAGSILSPYLQRELGNRVISLNSHPSGFFVRELEPNAKSLSMLAKTVKAMKADVGIAHDGDADRIGVVDDGGNFVEYEVMLSLIAGYMLRKFGKGKVVTTVDAGFALDDYVRPLGGEVVRTRVGDVAVADELARHGGVFGGEPSGTWIMPEWNLTPDGIFAGALVLEMIDRLGPLSELAKEVPRYVTLRAKIPCPNEKKARAMELIAEEALRSFDYERLIDIDGVRIEGADWWILFRPSGTEPIMRITLEAHTEGKAKALMKKAEEIVKRAIERA; encoded by the coding sequence ATGGGGAAGTACTTTGGAACCAGCGGGATTCGAGAGGTCGTCAACGAAAAGCTGACCCCGGAGCTCGCCCTCAACGTCGGAAGGGCCCTCGGCACGTTTCTCGAAGGGGGAACGGTCGTCGTAGGCATGGACACGAGGACGAGCGGCGAGATGTTAAAGCAAGCCTTAATAAGCGGCCTCCTCTCAACCGGGGTCGATGTCATAGACATAGGCCTCGCGCCCACGCCCCTTACCGGCTTTGCAATCAAACTCTATGAAGCGGATGCCGGCGTCACCATAACCGCCTCCCACAATCCCCCGGAGTACAACGGCATAAAGGTCTGGCAGGCCAACGGAATGGCCTACACCCCCGAGATGGAGAACAGACTTGAGGCCATTCTGGAGTCCGGAAACTTCAGGAAGGCCCCGTGGAACGAGATTGGAGGGCTCAGAAAAGCCGACCCGAGGGAGGAGTACATAAAAGCCGCCCTCGATATGGTTCACCTTGAGAATTCCTACACCGTTGTTATCGATTCCGGAAACGGTGCCGGCTCGATTCTCAGCCCCTACCTCCAGCGCGAGCTGGGGAACAGGGTTATAAGCCTCAACTCCCACCCGAGCGGGTTCTTCGTTAGAGAGCTTGAGCCGAACGCCAAAAGTCTCTCGATGCTGGCCAAGACAGTTAAGGCCATGAAGGCCGATGTTGGGATAGCGCACGATGGCGACGCGGACAGGATTGGCGTCGTCGATGACGGGGGAAACTTCGTGGAGTACGAGGTCATGCTGAGCCTCATAGCCGGCTACATGCTGAGGAAGTTCGGAAAGGGGAAGGTGGTAACGACGGTCGATGCCGGCTTTGCCCTCGATGACTACGTTAGGCCACTCGGCGGTGAGGTCGTGAGGACCCGCGTTGGAGATGTGGCCGTTGCCGACGAGCTGGCCAGACACGGCGGGGTCTTCGGCGGCGAGCCGAGCGGGACGTGGATAATGCCGGAGTGGAACCTAACGCCGGACGGAATCTTCGCCGGGGCGCTGGTCCTTGAGATGATCGACAGGCTCGGCCCGCTGAGCGAACTCGCTAAAGAAGTCCCGCGCTACGTGACGCTTCGCGCCAAGATACCCTGCCCCAACGAAAAGAAGGCCAGGGCGATGGAGCTCATAGCCGAGGAAGCCCTCAGGAGCTTCGACTACGAGAGGCTCATAGACATCGACGGCGTTAGAATAGAGGGTGCCGACTGGTGGATTCTGTTTAGGCCGAGCGGGACGGAGCCGATAATGCGCATAACCCTCGAAGCGCACACCGAGGGAAAAGCAAAGGCGCTGATGAAAAAGGCCGAGGAGATCGTGAAGAGGGCGATAGAAAGGGCCTGA